The Deltaproteobacteria bacterium genome has a segment encoding these proteins:
- a CDS encoding N-acetyltransferase, with product MSGGAGSFNKIAQDVRLGTGVRLASFINLYGCSVGDGTKIGAFVEIQKNATIGRNCKISSHTFVCEGVTIEDNVFIGHGVTFINDTYPRATTPDGTLKGDADWEVEHTVVKKGASIGSGATILSSVTIGENAIVGAGSTVTKNVPPNTIVAGNPARILRSALNE from the coding sequence ATGAGCGGCGGGGCTGGCAGCTTCAATAAAATAGCCCAGGACGTAAGGCTCGGCACCGGGGTCAGGCTCGCCAGCTTCATAAACCTCTACGGCTGTTCCGTTGGGGACGGCACCAAAATAGGTGCCTTCGTCGAAATACAGAAGAACGCGACCATCGGCAGGAACTGCAAGATATCGAGCCACACGTTCGTCTGCGAGGGCGTGACAATCGAGGACAACGTCTTTATAGGTCACGGGGTGACCTTCATAAACGACACCTATCCGCGCGCGACTACCCCGGACGGGACGCTTAAAGGCGACGCGGACTGGGAAGTAGAGCACACGGTCGTAAAAAAGGGAGCGTCAATCGGCTCCGGGGCAACGATACTCAGCAGCGTGACAATAGGCGAAAACGCGATAGTGGGCGCGGGCTCGACGGTAACCAAAAACGTGCCCCCGAATACGATTGTTGCCGGGAACCCGGCAAGAATATTAAGGAGCGCACTAAATGAATAA
- the gspE gene encoding type II secretion system ATPase GspE, which produces MDKAVFEAMPKGRFHRIKEIRDEYVDPSILEKVSLNYVKKNMVMPLKVSDGHLLVALAGPRSIFTVAELERITGFPVRPVFADEGIVNDAINRFFDRLSGSAKDVMDGIGAESLDALSTSWEEPKDLIDLADEAPIIKLLNSLLFKAVKDRASDIHIEPYEKEVEVRFRIDGVLYPALTPPKSIQEALSSRVKIMAGLDIAEKRLPQDGKIRLLVAGKDVYVRVSVIPTSYGERTVLRLLDRKAEIISLDRLGLNPGQVSTLEGLLARNSGIILVTGPTGSGKTTTLYSAISAINSTTRNIITIEDPVEYQLKGIGQVHVNPKIGLTFASGLRSILRQDPDVIMVGEIRDRETAEIAIQASLTGHLVLSTLHTNDTSSAVTRLVDMGIEPFLVASSISGILAQRLVRVLCPSCKKGYAPSDSETKLFRTPPKLLYAAGGCEKCFQTGYYGRSGIFEFLVPGPDLRPLILRNQDADTIRRHALSKGLKTMMEDGLEKAALGVTSLEEVLRVTREDGN; this is translated from the coding sequence ATGGATAAAGCCGTATTCGAGGCCATGCCGAAGGGCAGGTTCCACCGCATAAAGGAGATAAGGGACGAGTACGTGGACCCGTCGATACTCGAAAAGGTCTCCCTTAATTACGTAAAGAAGAACATGGTCATGCCCCTTAAGGTCAGCGACGGCCACCTGCTCGTGGCCCTCGCGGGCCCCAGGAGTATCTTTACCGTTGCCGAGCTTGAGAGGATAACGGGTTTCCCGGTAAGGCCGGTCTTCGCCGACGAGGGCATTGTGAACGACGCCATCAACAGGTTTTTCGACAGGCTTTCAGGCTCGGCGAAGGACGTTATGGACGGCATCGGCGCGGAAAGCCTCGACGCGCTCTCGACGTCGTGGGAGGAGCCGAAGGACCTCATAGACCTCGCCGACGAGGCGCCCATAATAAAACTCCTCAACTCGCTCCTCTTCAAGGCCGTGAAGGACAGGGCGAGCGACATACATATAGAGCCGTACGAGAAGGAAGTGGAGGTAAGGTTCAGGATAGACGGCGTCCTCTACCCGGCCCTCACCCCTCCCAAGTCCATACAAGAGGCGCTCTCGAGCAGGGTAAAGATAATGGCCGGCCTGGACATAGCTGAAAAGAGGCTTCCGCAGGACGGGAAGATAAGGCTCCTCGTCGCTGGAAAGGACGTTTACGTCAGGGTCTCGGTCATACCCACCTCCTACGGCGAAAGGACGGTCTTGAGGCTCCTTGACCGGAAGGCCGAAATAATAAGCCTCGACAGGCTGGGGCTCAACCCCGGGCAGGTATCTACCCTCGAAGGACTCCTGGCCCGCAATTCCGGAATAATACTCGTTACCGGCCCGACGGGCTCGGGAAAGACTACGACGCTCTATTCGGCCATAAGCGCCATAAACTCGACTACGCGGAACATCATAACGATCGAGGACCCTGTAGAGTACCAGCTAAAGGGCATCGGCCAGGTGCACGTGAACCCCAAGATAGGGCTCACTTTCGCAAGCGGCCTCCGCTCCATACTCAGGCAGGACCCGGACGTCATCATGGTCGGAGAGATAAGGGACAGGGAGACGGCGGAGATCGCGATACAGGCCTCGCTCACGGGGCACCTCGTCCTATCTACCCTCCACACGAACGACACATCGAGCGCCGTGACGAGACTCGTTGACATGGGAATCGAGCCTTTCCTCGTCGCCTCCTCGATATCCGGCATATTGGCGCAGCGCCTCGTGAGGGTCCTATGCCCTTCATGTAAAAAGGGATACGCGCCGTCGGACTCCGAAACGAAACTCTTCAGGACGCCGCCGAAGCTCCTTTACGCTGCGGGAGGCTGCGAGAAATGCTTCCAGACCGGGTACTACGGAAGGAGCGGCATCTTCGAGTTCCTGGTGCCTGGCCCGGACCTCCGGCCGCTCATACTCAGGAACCAGGACGCCGACACCATCCGGCGGCATGCCCTTTCAAAGGGGCTTAAGACCATGATGGAGGACGGCCTGGAAAAGGCGGCCCTGGGCGTAACGAGCCTTGAAGAGGTGCTAAGGGTAACGAGGGAAGACGGGAATTAG
- a CDS encoding AAA family ATPase translates to MLKFDWFKRFLSGERERIDTAEPQVFSRPISTASPFGTRLWAVGGGKGGVGKSLIASNAGIALSKQGKKVLLVDADLGAANLHTFLGVEGGRTALSSFLKDEVSDFKSLIQKTPFPNLDLVSGAKDALDVPEVKGSQIRRLRDALKKVEYDYAILDVGPGTSSNFLDMFLMSNEGIIVSTPEPTTIENNYRFLKCLFLRKIKTIADSQPDGVLKDLLQRIFSDKWSQRVKTVADITDQLIRLDFEQGRMLKEDLKSTSLSMIVNQTKRGEDAKIGKAIQNACSDYFGVDIDYIGSVGYEETVGESIRTRRPLSVYFTNSAAAKSIDGCLVRLLEKNRAAQQVTFQI, encoded by the coding sequence GTGCTTAAATTCGACTGGTTCAAAAGGTTCCTTTCAGGCGAGCGGGAACGTATCGACACGGCAGAGCCGCAGGTCTTCTCAAGGCCTATAAGCACAGCCTCGCCATTCGGGACGCGTCTGTGGGCTGTCGGCGGCGGCAAGGGGGGCGTGGGAAAAAGCCTCATTGCCTCCAATGCGGGAATCGCGCTCTCGAAACAGGGTAAGAAGGTGCTCCTGGTCGACGCTGACCTCGGGGCCGCTAACCTGCACACCTTCCTCGGGGTCGAGGGCGGTCGGACGGCCCTGTCGAGCTTCCTTAAGGACGAGGTCTCTGATTTCAAGTCCCTTATACAGAAGACACCGTTCCCGAACCTCGACCTGGTGAGCGGCGCCAAGGACGCCCTCGACGTGCCGGAGGTGAAGGGCTCGCAGATAAGGAGACTCAGGGACGCACTGAAGAAGGTCGAGTACGACTACGCCATCCTGGACGTCGGACCGGGCACGTCTTCGAACTTCCTGGACATGTTCCTTATGTCGAACGAAGGGATAATCGTCTCTACACCCGAGCCGACCACAATAGAGAACAATTACAGGTTCCTCAAGTGCCTTTTCCTGAGGAAGATAAAGACCATCGCCGACTCGCAGCCTGACGGAGTCCTGAAGGACCTCCTCCAGAGGATATTCAGCGACAAGTGGTCCCAGAGGGTCAAGACCGTAGCAGATATAACGGACCAGCTCATCAGGCTCGATTTCGAGCAGGGAAGGATGCTCAAGGAGGACTTGAAGAGCACGAGCCTCTCCATGATAGTCAACCAGACGAAGAGGGGCGAGGACGCGAAGATCGGAAAAGCCATACAGAACGCGTGCAGCGATTATTTCGGGGTAGATATAGACTACATAGGCTCTGTCGGGTACGAGGAGACCGTCGGGGAATCCATAAGGACGAGGCGCCCGCTATCGGTCTATTTCACGAACTCCGCTGCCGCAAAATCCATTGACGGCTGCCTCGTACGCCTCCTTGAAAAGAACAGGGCTGCACAGCAGGTAACATTCCAAATATAA
- a CDS encoding type II secretion system F family protein gives MPNFSYRAYDRNGNAVAGQINAAGEREAVQSLKTSGLFPIEVKRPAAGREGRASGRVPAGALAAFTRQLATLVAAGTSLTEALSVLAENTEIPKLRSTVLDIKESITGGSSLARALEEKKEVFTPFYRGLVLAAEASGSLESVLPRLADYLETRARINVEVRAALTYPALMTLVGASVVFFLFIFVIPKIARIFSDTGAELPLITVLLLSMADLVAAYWHVMIAGGGAAAWFMARQLKRPRGKALLDALLLRLPWFGPIAASFHIASLARTLGSLLKGGVQLLKALEITAEVVDNSVYRNILKAAIKDCSGGAPLSASLKNSGVLPPVVVHMIGVGERSGNLDEMLIRTAEAYDSEFQNGVKKSLALLEPALILIMGMVVGFIVLAMLLPIFELNQVIR, from the coding sequence ATGCCGAATTTCAGTTATAGGGCATACGACAGGAACGGTAATGCGGTCGCAGGGCAGATAAACGCCGCCGGCGAGCGCGAGGCGGTCCAGTCGCTCAAGACGAGCGGCCTTTTCCCAATCGAGGTCAAAAGGCCGGCAGCAGGAAGAGAGGGCCGCGCTTCTGGCCGGGTGCCCGCAGGGGCGCTCGCCGCGTTCACAAGGCAGCTTGCAACACTCGTCGCCGCAGGCACGAGCCTTACCGAGGCGCTCTCGGTCCTCGCCGAGAATACGGAAATTCCGAAGCTCCGCTCGACGGTACTTGACATCAAGGAGTCCATAACCGGCGGGAGTTCCCTGGCCAGGGCCCTAGAAGAAAAAAAGGAGGTCTTCACGCCTTTTTACAGGGGCCTTGTACTCGCAGCCGAGGCGAGCGGCTCTCTCGAGAGCGTCCTTCCGAGGCTCGCCGACTACCTTGAGACAAGGGCAAGGATAAACGTCGAGGTCAGGGCAGCGCTCACCTATCCTGCGCTCATGACCCTCGTGGGCGCATCGGTAGTCTTCTTTCTTTTCATCTTTGTCATACCCAAGATAGCCCGCATATTCTCCGACACCGGCGCGGAGCTTCCGTTAATAACGGTGCTCCTTTTGAGCATGGCGGACCTGGTCGCCGCCTATTGGCACGTGATGATAGCCGGGGGAGGAGCGGCCGCCTGGTTCATGGCGCGCCAGCTAAAACGGCCCAGAGGCAAGGCCCTGCTCGACGCGCTCCTTCTACGTCTTCCGTGGTTCGGCCCGATAGCTGCGTCCTTCCACATCGCGAGCCTCGCCCGCACGCTAGGGAGCCTTCTTAAGGGCGGGGTCCAGCTCCTCAAGGCCCTGGAGATAACCGCCGAGGTGGTCGATAACAGCGTGTACAGAAACATACTGAAAGCGGCAATAAAGGACTGTTCAGGCGGCGCGCCCCTCTCCGCGAGCCTCAAGAACTCCGGCGTCCTGCCGCCGGTCGTCGTACACATGATAGGAGTCGGCGAGAGGAGCGGGAACCTCGATGAGATGCTCATCAGGACCGCCGAGGCATACGACTCGGAATTTCAAAACGGGGTAAAAAAGAGCCTCGCCCTCCTTGAGCCTGCCCTCATCCTTATCATGGGAATGGTCGTTGGCTTCATAGTCCTTGCGATGCTCCTTCCCATATTCGAGCTCAACCAGGTCATCCGTTAG
- a CDS encoding PilZ domain-containing protein: MRLRICPECYKAFFMAFGNERARCPHCGVYLAERRSTHRMKKEMDLLLSVNGSVYKALTTDFSESGAGIVLNGSTSLETDSMLDVCIEELNLRKQARTVWARRVTRSLTSAGLKLL; encoded by the coding sequence ATGAGGCTCAGAATCTGCCCGGAATGCTATAAAGCCTTTTTCATGGCCTTCGGTAACGAGCGGGCGCGGTGTCCTCATTGCGGGGTATACCTTGCGGAGCGAAGGTCGACGCACAGGATGAAAAAGGAGATGGACCTCCTCCTTTCGGTCAACGGCTCGGTCTACAAGGCGCTGACGACGGACTTTTCGGAATCCGGCGCAGGTATAGTCCTTAACGGTTCGACATCCCTTGAAACCGATTCCATGCTGGACGTATGCATTGAAGAGCTGAATTTGAGGAAGCAGGCCAGGACCGTTTGGGCAAGGAGGGTAACGAGGTCCCTGACCTCTGCGGGCCTGAAGCTCCTCTGA
- a CDS encoding sugar transferase, whose amino-acid sequence MAGHLKITFHPFPEEAEGGKALPVDFKLYPDLQRKKELKKSSLAAKRVLDVAGSIFGLLLFSPFFLALPVIIKVTSRGPVFFRQVRIGESGKRFTFLKFRSMYEGVDDKMHSEYVKRLIREDRAYSEGEGRSVYKIKDDPRVTPIGKFLRKTSLDELPQFLNVLGGDMSLVGPRPPIPYELESYCSWHWRRVIEAKPGITGLWQVMGRSMKSYNDMVRLDLRYIEEWSLWLDIKIILLTPFSMVSSKGAY is encoded by the coding sequence ATGGCCGGGCACCTGAAGATTACTTTCCATCCTTTCCCCGAGGAGGCCGAGGGCGGAAAGGCCCTTCCGGTTGACTTCAAGCTCTACCCCGACCTTCAGCGGAAAAAGGAACTCAAGAAGAGCTCTCTCGCGGCCAAACGGGTCCTGGACGTCGCCGGTAGCATCTTCGGCCTTCTCCTCTTCTCGCCGTTTTTTCTCGCGCTGCCGGTCATAATAAAGGTCACGTCGCGCGGGCCTGTCTTTTTCAGGCAGGTGAGGATCGGAGAGTCCGGCAAAAGGTTCACGTTCCTGAAATTCAGGTCCATGTACGAGGGCGTCGACGACAAGATGCACTCGGAGTACGTAAAGAGGCTCATACGCGAGGACAGGGCTTACTCCGAGGGCGAGGGCCGCTCGGTATACAAGATAAAGGACGACCCCCGAGTGACGCCCATCGGGAAATTCCTGCGAAAAACGAGCCTGGATGAGCTCCCGCAGTTCCTTAACGTCCTCGGCGGCGACATGTCCCTTGTTGGCCCGAGGCCGCCCATCCCGTACGAGCTCGAAAGCTACTGCTCCTGGCACTGGCGGAGGGTAATAGAGGCTAAGCCGGGGATAACAGGCCTCTGGCAGGTGATGGGGAGGAGCATGAAATCGTATAACGACATGGTCAGGCTGGACTTGAGGTACATAGAAGAGTGGTCGCTCTGGCTGGACATAAAGATAATCCTCCTTACTCCTTTCTCGATGGTATCGAGCAAAGGCGCGTATTGA
- a CDS encoding polysaccharide biosynthesis tyrosine autokinase translates to MREKSEKTHYEFLEIPSTAGMEEIEEAYRRTKELFSGDSMALYSLYSPEERQEKLKKLEDVYETLADPVKRKTYDEHIGGMVASPPPRERGTAIAEEKDAFEEYNETGMFRDRLGLKQQLAIMETNEPMVAERYRILFTRLEQLSLKHSYKTIAVTSAIKGEGKTVTSLNLGWLMATEFGKKVLVIENDLRNPSISSSYLNMGRLSGLIDVIKGDADLRSAINRLEDTSLYFLPARASAKNSSVLIDSQSMRSVLDNVKAHFDYVIVDSPPILPLVDMNILSRMVDGLLLVVKAGSTPKDMVKKAVNSLPVKNIMGVVLNGADEIHMKKYYY, encoded by the coding sequence ATGAGGGAGAAGAGCGAGAAGACGCATTACGAGTTCCTGGAAATACCGAGCACGGCCGGCATGGAAGAGATTGAGGAAGCGTACAGGAGGACCAAGGAGCTTTTCAGCGGCGACTCCATGGCGCTCTACTCCCTCTACTCGCCGGAAGAGCGCCAGGAGAAGCTCAAGAAGCTCGAGGACGTTTACGAGACCCTGGCCGACCCGGTCAAGAGAAAGACATATGACGAGCACATAGGAGGCATGGTCGCCTCCCCTCCCCCCCGCGAACGGGGCACCGCGATCGCAGAGGAGAAGGACGCCTTCGAAGAGTATAACGAGACCGGGATGTTCAGGGACAGGCTGGGCTTGAAGCAGCAGCTCGCGATAATGGAAACGAACGAGCCCATGGTGGCGGAAAGATACCGTATCCTCTTCACCAGGCTCGAGCAGCTGAGTCTCAAGCACTCATACAAAACCATAGCCGTCACGAGCGCGATAAAGGGAGAGGGAAAGACAGTCACCTCTCTCAACCTGGGCTGGCTCATGGCTACCGAGTTCGGAAAGAAGGTGCTCGTCATCGAGAACGATCTGAGGAACCCATCCATATCGTCGAGCTATCTCAACATGGGGCGCCTTTCCGGCCTCATCGACGTCATCAAGGGCGACGCGGACCTCCGAAGCGCGATAAACAGGCTCGAGGACACGAGCCTCTATTTCCTGCCCGCGAGGGCGAGCGCCAAGAACTCCTCTGTCCTCATCGACTCGCAGAGCATGAGGAGCGTCCTCGACAACGTGAAGGCGCATTTCGACTACGTCATAGTGGATTCGCCGCCTATTCTGCCGCTCGTCGACATGAACATACTCTCGCGCATGGTGGATGGGCTGTTGCTCGTGGTCAAGGCCGGGAGCACCCCCAAGGACATGGTCAAGAAGGCGGTAAACTCGCTCCCGGTCAAGAATATAATGGGAGTCGTCCTGAACGGGGCCGACGAGATCCACATGAAAAAGTACTACTACTGA
- a CDS encoding DegT/DnrJ/EryC1/StrS family aminotransferase, whose protein sequence is MNKTTGGATPFVDLASPHMELEEELVGAFRQALKESSFIGGAAVEDFESRFAGFCGTRFSAGVANGTDALRLALTASGVKAGDTVVTVANTFIATVEAITQSGAIAAFVDIDEGTYNMDPGELRRYLENGCDMRGGRPFDKRTGSPVTAVVPVHLYGQPADMDAILEIAGGFGLKVIEDACQAHGAKYLSRKTGQWMKAGSMGTAAAFSFYPGKNLGACGDAGAVTTNDLEIIEMIKMARDHGQSRKYIHEVEGCNSRLDAIQATILRIKLRRLSEWNEMRRDASRVYDRLLGGSDKVITPAEHPDARHVYHLYVIRLRDREAHQRRLSEAGVSTGLHYPVPLHLQRACSRFGYSKGDLPVTERVADEILSLPMYPGLRPSDQERIAALILGSENFRNC, encoded by the coding sequence ATGAATAAGACTACGGGCGGAGCCACACCTTTCGTTGACCTCGCCTCCCCTCACATGGAACTCGAGGAGGAGCTGGTCGGCGCGTTCAGGCAGGCGCTAAAGGAGAGCTCGTTCATCGGAGGGGCCGCAGTCGAGGACTTCGAGTCCCGGTTCGCCGGGTTCTGCGGCACGCGCTTTTCGGCCGGGGTCGCAAACGGCACCGACGCTCTGAGGCTTGCTCTCACCGCCTCCGGCGTAAAGGCGGGCGACACTGTCGTAACGGTGGCGAACACGTTCATAGCGACTGTAGAGGCCATCACGCAGTCCGGCGCGATCGCGGCCTTTGTCGACATAGACGAAGGGACATACAATATGGACCCCGGAGAGCTCAGACGCTATCTCGAAAACGGATGCGACATGCGCGGCGGAAGGCCCTTTGACAAGAGGACCGGAAGCCCGGTGACCGCCGTCGTGCCCGTGCACCTGTACGGCCAACCCGCCGATATGGACGCAATACTCGAAATAGCCGGCGGCTTCGGCCTTAAAGTCATCGAGGACGCGTGCCAGGCCCACGGGGCCAAGTACCTGTCGAGAAAGACCGGACAATGGATGAAGGCCGGGTCCATGGGGACGGCGGCGGCCTTCAGTTTCTATCCGGGAAAAAATCTGGGTGCCTGCGGCGACGCAGGCGCTGTAACGACAAACGATCTGGAAATCATTGAAATGATCAAAATGGCGCGCGACCACGGGCAGTCCCGGAAATACATACACGAGGTCGAGGGCTGCAATTCCAGGCTCGACGCCATCCAGGCGACGATCCTCAGGATAAAGCTCAGGCGGCTCTCAGAATGGAACGAGATGAGGCGGGACGCCTCAAGGGTCTACGACAGGCTTCTTGGCGGCTCGGATAAAGTGATTACCCCCGCGGAACACCCGGACGCCAGGCACGTCTATCATCTTTACGTGATCAGGTTACGCGACCGAGAGGCCCATCAGAGGCGTCTTTCCGAGGCAGGGGTCTCTACCGGACTGCATTACCCCGTGCCGCTCCACCTCCAGAGGGCATGCTCGCGCTTCGGATACTCTAAAGGCGACCTGCCGGTCACTGAAAGGGTCGCGGACGAAATACTCTCCCTCCCTATGTACCCCGGCTTGAGGCCATCTGACCAGGAAAGAATAGCCGCGCTCATACTCGGCTCGGAGAACTTCCGGAATTGCTGA
- a CDS encoding Gfo/Idh/MocA family oxidoreductase — protein MLKIGVIGYGYWGPNIVRNFNSIEGACVAAVCDKNRGALARAVKNCPGIAVMTDSRDIVTSPDIDIVTVITPVSTHYELARAALLNGKHVFVEKPFTSTAVQAEELIEIAERRRLKIMVDHTFLFTSAVRKIKEIIDQGVLGDLYYYDSTRVNLGLFQHDVNVIWDLSPHDFSIMDYLIDERPVGVSASGRAHINAKEDIAYIMVYFPNNIIAHFNVNWLSPVKLRTTLIGGEKKMLVWNDMDADEKIKVYDRGVDITTREGLYDLLVSYRSGDMWAPKVDQGEALRLETEYFINCIKNDERPFNDGEAGLRVVRMLEACDESLRNNCRMVTI, from the coding sequence ATGCTAAAAATCGGGGTAATCGGGTACGGATACTGGGGCCCGAACATAGTACGGAACTTCAATTCGATCGAGGGCGCGTGCGTGGCGGCCGTTTGCGACAAGAACCGGGGCGCGCTCGCGCGGGCCGTTAAAAACTGCCCCGGCATAGCTGTAATGACCGACAGCCGCGACATCGTCACCTCGCCGGACATAGACATCGTAACCGTGATAACCCCGGTCAGCACCCATTACGAGCTCGCACGGGCCGCGCTCCTTAACGGCAAGCACGTCTTCGTAGAAAAGCCATTTACCTCCACGGCCGTCCAGGCGGAAGAGCTGATTGAGATCGCCGAGAGGAGGCGGCTCAAGATTATGGTCGACCATACGTTCCTCTTTACGAGCGCGGTACGGAAGATAAAGGAGATAATAGACCAGGGCGTGCTCGGGGACCTCTACTACTACGACTCGACCAGGGTGAACCTGGGCCTTTTCCAGCACGACGTAAACGTCATATGGGACCTCTCCCCGCACGACTTCTCCATAATGGACTACCTCATAGACGAAAGGCCGGTAGGGGTCTCTGCGAGCGGCAGGGCCCACATCAACGCGAAAGAGGACATCGCGTATATAATGGTCTACTTCCCGAACAACATCATCGCGCACTTCAACGTGAACTGGCTTTCTCCCGTGAAGCTCAGGACGACCCTCATCGGCGGCGAAAAGAAGATGCTCGTATGGAACGACATGGACGCCGACGAGAAGATAAAGGTATACGACAGGGGGGTCGATATAACCACGAGAGAGGGGCTTTACGACCTCCTGGTAAGCTATCGTTCCGGAGACATGTGGGCCCCCAAGGTCGATCAGGGTGAGGCCCTCCGGCTCGAGACCGAATACTTCATCAACTGCATAAAAAACGACGAGCGGCCGTTCAACGACGGGGAGGCCGGGCTGAGGGTCGTAAGGATGCTTGAGGCCTGCGACGAATCGCTCAGGAACAACTGCAGGATGGTCACCATATGA
- a CDS encoding polysaccharide deacetylase family protein, with translation MLIDFLNHIIETKGFLHGIERSAQVFMRYSFGRARFSEMMRELDQDLGSMGVKVTFCITASLLESHYGFFERFRDLGHEFAAHGYFHTNMKTRSLAEQKALIRKSYNAFEKVKLRVYGFRCPYLSYNDDTLAALYKSPFVWTSNNVILWEEKLRSCRRSEEHLKKLTLLYNTSSPEVSISVPAIKGKLIDIPITAPDDEMLFERYRIKERAAISSIWQTIFRKIHSRGELFHLLFHPERFKYFEASIKDVAAAARATRPRVWFATLNEITAWWEKRRKSTWKAEKTGDGWRVRLKCPREGTVLQKAVRGECGGDLICGAYVPAKASLSEGAFIIDTDDVRKHTIQISKNCSPDVESFLADEGFITSVVEYPHRNALFIDGYAKFAPRDRRLLLDVIDNSSYPLLRLWRWPHGAQSAFTVSSDVDSINVSDFFKRFIYF, from the coding sequence TTGCTGATAGACTTCCTTAACCACATAATTGAGACGAAGGGATTCCTCCACGGCATCGAGCGCTCGGCGCAGGTCTTCATGAGGTATTCCTTCGGGAGGGCGCGCTTCTCGGAAATGATGCGCGAACTCGACCAGGACCTCGGCTCGATGGGCGTAAAGGTGACCTTCTGCATAACGGCAAGCCTCCTCGAAAGCCATTACGGCTTTTTCGAAAGGTTCAGGGACCTCGGGCACGAGTTCGCCGCCCACGGGTACTTCCATACGAACATGAAGACGAGGTCGCTCGCCGAGCAGAAGGCCCTCATCAGGAAGAGCTACAACGCCTTCGAGAAGGTCAAGCTCAGGGTCTACGGGTTCAGGTGCCCGTACCTCAGCTATAATGACGACACGCTCGCCGCTCTCTATAAAAGCCCGTTTGTCTGGACGAGCAATAACGTCATCCTCTGGGAAGAGAAACTGAGGTCCTGCAGGCGCTCAGAAGAACATCTCAAGAAGCTCACACTCCTTTACAACACATCGAGCCCGGAGGTGTCCATCTCCGTCCCGGCCATCAAAGGGAAACTCATCGATATACCTATCACCGCGCCGGATGACGAGATGCTCTTTGAGAGGTACAGGATAAAGGAGCGCGCTGCCATATCCTCGATATGGCAGACGATATTCAGGAAGATCCACTCACGGGGCGAGCTCTTCCACCTCCTCTTCCACCCGGAGAGGTTCAAGTATTTCGAGGCTTCGATAAAAGATGTCGCAGCAGCGGCCAGGGCCACGCGCCCCCGGGTGTGGTTCGCGACCCTGAACGAGATAACAGCGTGGTGGGAGAAGAGACGGAAATCCACGTGGAAGGCCGAGAAAACGGGTGACGGCTGGCGCGTGCGGCTCAAGTGCCCGCGTGAAGGGACGGTCCTTCAAAAGGCCGTCCGCGGGGAATGCGGCGGGGACCTGATTTGCGGCGCCTACGTGCCGGCTAAAGCATCGCTCAGCGAGGGCGCTTTTATCATCGATACCGACGACGTAAGGAAACACACGATCCAGATCTCGAAGAACTGCTCGCCCGATGTCGAGTCGTTCCTTGCCGACGAGGGCTTCATCACAAGCGTGGTGGAATACCCGCACAGGAACGCGCTCTTCATAGACGGGTACGCGAAGTTCGCCCCGAGGGACAGGAGATTGCTCCTCGATGTAATAGATAATTCGAGCTATCCGCTTCTGCGCCTCTGGCGGTGGCCGCACGGCGCGCAGTCGGCTTTTACCGTCTCCTCCGACGTGGATTCGATAAACGTCTCCGACTTCTTCAAGAGGTTCATCTATTTCTGA
- a CDS encoding polysaccharide export protein: MTFYIPKLFLVLIPSLVLMLFAAGALAASQGGTKTAAEAKSAELSKDPDYVIGIEDILEIAVWKNPDLSKIVAVRPDGMISLPLIGDMRAAGLTPLQLRDNINESLKEYQETVVTSVIVQEVRSYRIFVLGEVLNPGTYNLSRKTTVLQAIAMAGGMSQFASNSIILVREGRGGEVEKTRIRFSEIVDEDAKKDKNLVLRPGDTIFVR, from the coding sequence ATGACATTTTATATCCCTAAGCTCTTCCTGGTCCTTATCCCGTCCCTCGTACTCATGCTCTTCGCGGCCGGAGCGCTTGCCGCTTCCCAGGGCGGGACTAAAACGGCAGCGGAGGCAAAGAGTGCGGAACTCTCGAAGGACCCCGATTATGTAATCGGCATAGAGGACATCCTGGAAATAGCCGTATGGAAGAACCCCGACCTTTCGAAGATCGTGGCAGTGCGGCCTGACGGCATGATCTCGCTTCCCCTTATAGGCGATATGCGGGCGGCCGGGCTTACGCCCCTTCAGCTCCGGGACAACATCAACGAATCGCTCAAGGAATACCAGGAGACGGTAGTCACCTCCGTCATTGTCCAGGAGGTGAGGAGCTACAGGATATTCGTCCTCGGAGAGGTCTTGAACCCCGGCACCTACAACCTGTCGAGGAAGACGACCGTGCTTCAGGCCATAGCCATGGCAGGCGGCATGAGCCAGTTCGCGTCGAACAGCATCATACTCGTAAGGGAAGGCAGGGGCGGAGAGGTGGAGAAGACGAGGATCCGCTTCAGCGAAATAGTCGACGAGGACGCGAAGAAGGACAAAAACCTCGTCCTCAGGCCTGGAGACACCATCTTTGTACGCTAA